A region of the Curvibacter sp. AEP1-3 genome:
CTGGCCAGCGGTGCCAAGACCTTCAAGATGAAGTTCGGCCACCACGGTGCCAACCATCCGGTCAAAGACCTGGACAGCGGCCGCGTGTCCATCACCAGCCAGAACCATGGCTTTGCGGTGGATGAGAAGTCCCTGCCTGCCAACCTGCGCCCCACGCACGTCAGCTTGTTTGACGGCACCTTGCAGGGTCTGGAGCGCACTGACAAGCCGGCTTTCTGCTTCCAGGGGCACCCTGAAGCATCGCCGGGTCCGCACGACATCGGCTACCTGTTTGACCGCTTCATCACAGAGATGGAAAAGAAAGCAGGCTGAGCAGCATGAGCTTTTACGGCGTCACTGATCTCTGGACCTACGTGATAGGCGCTTTGGGCATCATTTTGTTGCCCGGCCCGAATTCATTGTTCGTCCTGTCAGTGGCTACCGTGCGCGGAGTCAAGGCCGGTTACCAGGGCGCCATGGGCGTGTTTGTAGGTGACACCATCTTGCTGCTACTCACTGCGCTGGGGGCAGCAGGTTTGTTGCGTACTTACCCCGCCTTGTTCATGGTAGTGAAGTACGCGGGTGCTGCCTACCTGACTTGGGTGGGTGTCAACCTCGTGATCGCAGCCATCCGCAAATGGCGTAGCGAGGCTCCGGTTGCGGCCGAAGCTGCCGTGGCAGAAGCCGCAAGCAACTTGCAACAGCCTTTCAAGCGAGCGCTGGTGATCAGCTTGCTGAACCCCAAGGCGATTCTGTTCCTGCTTTCCTTCTTCGTGCAGTTCATCGATCCCGGTTACGACACCCCGGCGGTGCCATTCCTGATTCTGAGCGCCATCATCATGGTGTTCAGTGCGTTGTATCTGTCTGCCCTGATTTTTGCAGGCGCCCGCCTGGCCCAAGGTTTCAGCCGTCGGAAGCGGCTGAGCGCCACCTTGTCCAGTGCTGTGGGTGGCCTGTTTGTCTGGTTCGGCGCCAAGTTGGCAACCGCCAGCCTGAACTGACCCCGATTGAATTGATTCAAGAGTAAAAAGCCCTAAAGCTAAGAGCCCACCATGCCAAAACGTACCGACATCAAAAGCATTCTCATCATCGGCGCCGGCCCCATCATCATCGGGCAGGCCTGTGAGTTCGATTACTCCGGCGTGCAAGCATGCAAGGCGTTGCGTGAAGAGGGCTACAAGGTCATCCTGATCAACAGTAACCCTGCCACGATCATGACCGATCCTGCCACGGCCGATGTGACTTATATCGAGCCCATCACCTGGCAGACCGTCGAGAAGATCATCGCCAAGGAAAAGCCTGACGCGATTTTGCCCACCATGGGCGGCCAGACCGCGTTGAACTGCGCGCTGGACCTGTGGCATCACGGCGTGTTGGACAAGTACAAGGTGGAGCTGATCGGCGCAACGCCTGAAGCCATCGACAAGGCGGAAGACCGCCTCAAGTTCAAGGACGCCATGACCAAAATCGGTCTGGGTTCTGCGCGATCAGGTATTGCCCACAGCATGGAAGAAGCCTGGGCGGTGCAAAAGACGCTGGGCTTCCCTACCGTGATTCGCCCCAGCTTCACCTTGGGTGGTACCGGTGGCGGTATCGCCTACAACTCCGAAGAATTCGAAACCATCTGCAAGCGCGGCTTGGAGGCTTCGCCTACCAACGAGCTGCTGATTGAAGAGTCTCTGCTCGGCTGGAAAGAGTACGAGATGGAAGTGGTGCGCGACAAGGCGGACAACTGCATCATCGTGTGCTCGATCGAAAACCTGGACCCCATGGGCGTGCACACCGGCGACTCCATTACCGTGGCACCCGCACAGACGCTGACCGACAAGGAATACCAGATTTTGCGCAACGCCTCTTTGGCGGTACTGCGCGAAATCGGTGTGGATACGGGTGGGTCGAACGTGCAGTTCTCCATCAACCCCAAAGACGGCCGCATGGTGGTGATCGAGATGAACCCGCGCGTGTCGCGTTCCTCCGCACTGGCCTCCAAGGCGACGGGTTTCCCAATTGCCAAGGTCGCGGCCAAGCTGGCGGTGGGCTTCACGCTGGACGAACTGCGCAACGACATTACCGGTGGTGCTACCCCCGCGTCGTTCGAGCCTTCCATCGACTATGTGGTCACCAAGATTCCGCGTTTTGCGTTCGAAAAATTCCCTGCGGCTGACAGCCGCTTGACTACCCAGATGAAGTCGGTGGGTGAGGTGATGGCCATGGGTCGTACCTTCCAGGAGTCTTTCCAGAAAGCCTTGCGCGGCCTGGAAGTGGGCGTGGACGGCATGAATGAGAAGACCCAGGACCGTGAAGTGCTAGAAAAAGAGTTGGGCGAACCCGGCCCAGAGCGCATCTGGTACGTGGGCGATGCCTTCGCCCAAGGTATGAGCGTGGACGAAGTGTTTGCGTTGACCAAAATCGACCCATGGTTCTTGGTGCAGATCGAGCAGATCGTGAAGCTGGAACTCGAAATCGAACGTCTGCCCCAGCCCGCCAGCGGCTCTGCGCTAGACAAGATTGATGCGCCCACACTGCGTGCTCTGAAGCAAAAAGGCTTCTCGGACCGCCGCTTGGCCCGGCAATTCAAGACCACAGACAAGGCGGTACGCGAAAAGCGCCGTGCTTTGGGTGTGCGCCCCGTCTACAAGCGTGTGGATACTTGTGCCGCCGAGTTCGCGACCAACACGGCATACATGTACTCCACTTACGAGGCAGATGGCTCCGAGTGCGAAGCTGCGCCAACCGACAAGAAGAAGATCATGGTGCTGGGCGGTGGTCCCAACCGTATCGGCCAGGGTATCGAGTTTGACTACTGCTGCGTGCACGCTGCCTTGGCCATGCGCGAAGACGGTTACGAAACCATCATGGTCAATTGCAACCCCGAAACCGTATCGACCGACTACGACACTTCTGACCGTCTGTACTTTGAACCCTTGACGCTCGAAGACGTGCTGGAAATCGTAGACAAGGAAAAGCCGGTCGGCGTGATCGTGCAGTACGGTGGTCAGACGCCTTTGAAGTTGGCGCTGGACCTCGAAGCCAACGGAGTGCCCATCATCGGCACCACACCCGACATGATCGACGCGGCCGAAGACCGTGAGCGCTTCCAGAAGCTGCTGCACGCACTCAATCTGCGTCAGCCACCCAATGCCACGGCCCGTACCGAAGCTGAGGCCCTGGAAAAGGCAGCTGCTCTGGGTTACCCGCTGGTCGTGCGCCCCAGCTATGTGCTGGGTGGCCGTGCGATGGAAATCGTGCACGAGCAGCGCGACCTGGAGCGCTACATGCGCGAAGCCGTGAAGGTGAGTAATGACAGCCCTGTGCTGCTGGACCGCTTCCTGAACGACGCTATTGAGTGCGATGTGGATTGCATCCGCGATGCGACCGGCGACACCTTTATCGGTGGCGTGATGGAACACATCGAGCAAGCCGGTGTGCACAGCGGCGACTCCGCGTGCTCCTTGCCGCCCTACAGCCTGCATGCAGATACCGTGACCGAGATCAAGCGCCAGACCAAAGCCATGGCCGGTGCCCTGAACGTGGTTGGTTTGATGAACGTGCAGTTCGCTATCCAGAACGTGGACGGCAAAGATGTGATTTACGTGCTGGAAGTGAACCCCCGCGCCAGTCGTACCGTGCCATTTGTCTCCAAGGCCACGGGCATCCAATTGGCCAAGGTGGCTGCACGTTGCATGGCCGGCCAGTCCTTGGCGAGCCAGGGTATCAGCAAAGAAGTGACTCCGCCGTACTTCAGCGTGAAAGAAGCCGTGTTCCCCTTCGTCAAGTTCCCCGGTGTGGACACCATCCTCGGACCTGAGATGAAGTCCACCGGCGAGGTGATGGGTGTGGGCAAGACCTTTGGCGAAGCCTTTGTGAAGAGCCAGTTGGGCGCGGGCGCCAAGTTACCTCGCGGTGGTAAGGCTTTCATCTCGGTGAAGCAGACTGACAAGCCCCGCGCTGTGGAAGTTGCTCGCAAGCTGGTGTCCCTGGGCTTTGAAGTGGTGGCCACAAAGGGAACTGCGGCGGCCATCAACGCTGCTGGTGTGACCTGCGGTGTGGTCAACAAAGTGACCGAAGGCCGCCCACACATTGTGGACATGATCAAGAACGAAGAAATTTCCATGGTGGTGAACACCGTGGAAGAGCGCCGCAATGCGATTGCGGACTCGCGTTTGATCCGTACCTCCGCCTTGCTGGCCCGTGTGACTACCTACACCACCATTGCAGGTGCTGAGGCTGCCGTAGAGGGCATGAAGTATCTGGATAGCTTGGGCGTAATCT
Encoded here:
- the carB gene encoding carbamoyl-phosphate synthase large subunit, coding for MPKRTDIKSILIIGAGPIIIGQACEFDYSGVQACKALREEGYKVILINSNPATIMTDPATADVTYIEPITWQTVEKIIAKEKPDAILPTMGGQTALNCALDLWHHGVLDKYKVELIGATPEAIDKAEDRLKFKDAMTKIGLGSARSGIAHSMEEAWAVQKTLGFPTVIRPSFTLGGTGGGIAYNSEEFETICKRGLEASPTNELLIEESLLGWKEYEMEVVRDKADNCIIVCSIENLDPMGVHTGDSITVAPAQTLTDKEYQILRNASLAVLREIGVDTGGSNVQFSINPKDGRMVVIEMNPRVSRSSALASKATGFPIAKVAAKLAVGFTLDELRNDITGGATPASFEPSIDYVVTKIPRFAFEKFPAADSRLTTQMKSVGEVMAMGRTFQESFQKALRGLEVGVDGMNEKTQDREVLEKELGEPGPERIWYVGDAFAQGMSVDEVFALTKIDPWFLVQIEQIVKLELEIERLPQPASGSALDKIDAPTLRALKQKGFSDRRLARQFKTTDKAVREKRRALGVRPVYKRVDTCAAEFATNTAYMYSTYEADGSECEAAPTDKKKIMVLGGGPNRIGQGIEFDYCCVHAALAMREDGYETIMVNCNPETVSTDYDTSDRLYFEPLTLEDVLEIVDKEKPVGVIVQYGGQTPLKLALDLEANGVPIIGTTPDMIDAAEDRERFQKLLHALNLRQPPNATARTEAEALEKAAALGYPLVVRPSYVLGGRAMEIVHEQRDLERYMREAVKVSNDSPVLLDRFLNDAIECDVDCIRDATGDTFIGGVMEHIEQAGVHSGDSACSLPPYSLHADTVTEIKRQTKAMAGALNVVGLMNVQFAIQNVDGKDVIYVLEVNPRASRTVPFVSKATGIQLAKVAARCMAGQSLASQGISKEVTPPYFSVKEAVFPFVKFPGVDTILGPEMKSTGEVMGVGKTFGEAFVKSQLGAGAKLPRGGKAFISVKQTDKPRAVEVARKLVSLGFEVVATKGTAAAINAAGVTCGVVNKVTEGRPHIVDMIKNEEISMVVNTVEERRNAIADSRLIRTSALLARVTTYTTIAGAEAAVEGMKYLDSLGVISVQEMHAELTA
- the leuE gene encoding leucine efflux protein LeuE is translated as MSFYGVTDLWTYVIGALGIILLPGPNSLFVLSVATVRGVKAGYQGAMGVFVGDTILLLLTALGAAGLLRTYPALFMVVKYAGAAYLTWVGVNLVIAAIRKWRSEAPVAAEAAVAEAASNLQQPFKRALVISLLNPKAILFLLSFFVQFIDPGYDTPAVPFLILSAIIMVFSALYLSALIFAGARLAQGFSRRKRLSATLSSAVGGLFVWFGAKLATASLN